The Pedobacter roseus genome contains a region encoding:
- a CDS encoding cobalamin B12-binding domain-containing protein: MSKILNRPIRVLVAKVGLDGHDRGAKVIATSLRDAGMEVIYTGLRQTPEMVVNTALQEDVDAIGISILSGAHMTVFPKIIHFMKEKQMDDVLLTGGGIIPEADRLKLAELGVGELFPPGTTMASIVEYIQNWVTENRNF, from the coding sequence ATGAGCAAAATATTAAATCGGCCTATACGCGTTTTAGTGGCTAAAGTTGGTTTAGATGGCCACGACAGGGGCGCTAAGGTAATCGCAACCTCTCTACGCGATGCCGGTATGGAAGTGATTTACACCGGCCTTCGCCAAACGCCAGAAATGGTGGTAAATACGGCCCTCCAGGAAGACGTTGACGCTATTGGTATTTCTATACTCTCGGGTGCCCACATGACGGTTTTTCCAAAAATAATCCATTTTATGAAAGAAAAACAGATGGATGATGTGTTGTTAACCGGAGGAGGGATCATTCCAGAGGCCGACCGTTTAAAACTTGCCGAACTGGGTGTTGGAGAATTATTTCCTCCGGGCACAACAATGGCAAGTATTGTAGAATATATTCAAAATTGGGTTACTGAAAACAGAAATTTTTAA
- a CDS encoding enoyl-CoA hydratase/isomerase family protein codes for MAYQNLITEVKANILYITINREKSLNALNKDTLTELADVIAYAGKTAEVRGVILTGAGEKAFVAGADIKEFADYSGKQGEELAKRGQDEVFNAIENSPKLFIAAINGFALGGGLELAMACHIRIASDNAKLGLPEVTLGLIPGYGGTQRLTQLVGKGKAIELIATANMVTAVEAEKIGLVNHVVPQPDLIGKAEEILNVVKQRAPLAISAAIKSVIASLNDVNGYATEIEAFGKCFETADFKEGVNAFVEKRKANFTGH; via the coding sequence ATGGCATACCAGAATTTAATCACAGAAGTAAAAGCAAACATTTTATACATTACCATTAACCGCGAAAAATCGCTTAATGCATTAAACAAAGATACTTTGACCGAACTGGCCGACGTAATTGCTTATGCAGGCAAAACCGCTGAAGTAAGAGGCGTTATTTTAACCGGGGCAGGCGAAAAAGCTTTTGTTGCTGGGGCAGACATCAAAGAATTTGCAGATTATAGTGGCAAACAAGGAGAAGAACTGGCAAAACGCGGACAAGACGAGGTATTTAACGCCATCGAAAATTCGCCAAAACTATTTATAGCGGCAATTAATGGATTCGCATTGGGCGGCGGATTGGAACTTGCCATGGCCTGTCACATCCGTATCGCATCCGATAACGCAAAATTGGGCCTGCCGGAAGTTACCTTGGGTTTAATTCCAGGTTATGGTGGTACCCAGCGCTTAACGCAGCTGGTTGGAAAAGGAAAGGCGATTGAACTTATTGCAACGGCTAACATGGTTACGGCTGTAGAAGCGGAAAAAATTGGACTGGTAAACCATGTTGTTCCACAACCAGATTTAATTGGCAAAGCAGAAGAAATCCTTAATGTTGTTAAGCAACGTGCCCCATTAGCCATTTCTGCCGCTATAAAATCAGTAATTGCATCTTTAAATGATGTTAATGGTTATGCTACAGAAATTGAAGCTTTTGGTAAATGCTTTGAAACTGCCGATTTTAAGGAAGGCGTTAACGCGTTTGTAGAAAAAAGAAAAGCCAATTTTACAGGGCATTAA
- a CDS encoding sigma-54-dependent transcriptional regulator: protein MKNKILIIDDEINIGLLLSKFLTKNGYEVSNTTTGTAAVEILSIEKFDLILCDYRLDDTDGREILKYVKENYPNTGVFIITGYSDIRLAVELIKLGAYDYIVKPLYPDEILNTVNKALETQRALKKHHHTNHKAANIPEIPNFPKYIEGNSKPSIKLLEQINLVAPTNYSIILHGKSGTGKECVAKTIHLNSLRKNAPFVAMDCGSLSKELAVSEFFGHEKGSFTGALSTKIGHFEQANGGTLFLDEVANLSYETQAILLRAVQERKIKRVGSTKEINLDVRIIIATNENLENCIQKGTFREDLYHRFNEFSINVPSLKDRSEDILVFADFFLAEANEELNKNIISFSKEVKDCFLNYNWPGNVRELKNVIRRVALLTNGHQIEIAALPLEFEKVSSAKILHREKKLPVLKKSGNNAQDLKKTTKEAEYTVILTVLREVNFNKAKASRILKIDRKTLYNKIKAINLNEEQQIENRQNKMG, encoded by the coding sequence ATGAAAAACAAAATACTTATAATCGACGATGAAATAAACATCGGTTTATTACTCTCCAAATTCCTTACTAAAAACGGATACGAGGTTTCCAATACTACAACAGGCACTGCAGCAGTAGAAATATTGAGCATTGAAAAGTTCGACCTTATTTTATGCGACTATCGCCTTGATGATACGGATGGCAGGGAAATTTTAAAATATGTTAAAGAAAATTACCCAAACACAGGTGTTTTCATTATTACTGGTTATTCGGATATCAGGCTTGCTGTAGAGCTGATTAAACTTGGCGCTTACGATTACATTGTTAAACCGCTTTATCCGGATGAGATCCTGAATACCGTAAACAAGGCGCTGGAAACCCAAAGAGCATTAAAAAAGCACCATCATACCAATCATAAAGCTGCAAATATTCCCGAAATACCTAATTTCCCTAAGTATATTGAAGGCAATAGCAAACCTTCTATAAAACTTTTAGAACAGATTAACCTGGTTGCACCAACCAATTACAGCATCATTTTACATGGCAAAAGCGGCACCGGGAAAGAATGTGTGGCCAAAACCATTCACTTAAACAGTTTACGTAAAAACGCACCATTTGTGGCTATGGACTGCGGCTCTTTAAGCAAAGAACTGGCTGTAAGCGAATTTTTCGGACATGAAAAAGGATCATTTACAGGGGCGTTATCCACGAAGATTGGGCATTTTGAACAGGCCAACGGGGGCACCTTGTTTCTGGATGAAGTAGCCAACCTATCATACGAAACCCAGGCCATTTTACTCAGGGCCGTACAGGAGCGTAAAATTAAACGGGTAGGCAGCACAAAAGAAATCAACCTCGACGTGAGGATTATTATTGCGACCAATGAAAACCTCGAAAATTGTATACAAAAAGGAACATTCAGGGAGGATTTATACCACCGTTTTAACGAATTTTCGATCAATGTTCCTTCTTTAAAAGACAGAAGCGAAGACATCCTCGTTTTCGCAGACTTTTTCCTGGCAGAAGCAAATGAAGAACTTAACAAAAACATCATCTCTTTTTCTAAAGAGGTTAAAGATTGTTTTTTAAATTACAACTGGCCGGGTAATGTACGCGAACTCAAAAATGTAATCAGGCGGGTCGCTTTACTCACCAACGGGCATCAGATTGAAATAGCTGCCTTGCCACTGGAATTTGAAAAAGTAAGTTCTGCTAAAATCCTTCACCGCGAAAAAAAATTGCCAGTTCTAAAAAAATCGGGAAATAATGCCCAAGACCTCAAAAAAACGACTAAAGAAGCAGAATACACTGTAATTTTAACTGTTTTAAGGGAAGTTAACTTTAATAAAGCAAAGGCTTCGAGAATATTGAAGATCGACAGAAAAACACTTTACAATAAAATAAAGGCCATTAACCTTAACGAAGAACAGCAAATTGAAAATCGACAAAACAAAATGGGCTGA
- a CDS encoding AI-2E family transporter, translated as MSVFSYKQRNNINLVIIIALGVLIAYSLQSIFSAILSTLVLYTIMRPAYIHLAENKGWNKRLVAIFLITISIILIVLPFYALSSMVISKISELRSNEIFFKNLLVKLQHLIPIKINQELIQDGMNRLGNWATQLFPSLISSAVNIVLSLLVMYFLLYFMLIERKKFEFSLIKYAPFREQNALRFGDEMRNTTYANVLGQGLICLVQGSLVGLSFYVLGYKDPIFWGVITTFISFVPVLGPPVIFVPAAILQIANGNNFAGWAMLIFGFVVIINIDNVLRFMIAKKVGNIHPIITVIGVIIGIPLFGILGLVFGPLLLSYFILLIKIYETSTLASERLERIKTNNEHNEL; from the coding sequence ATGTCAGTATTTTCTTATAAACAGCGTAACAACATTAACCTTGTTATCATTATTGCGCTTGGAGTTTTAATTGCCTATTCGTTGCAGAGTATTTTTAGTGCCATCCTGAGCACTTTGGTATTGTACACCATTATGAGGCCTGCTTATATCCACCTGGCCGAAAATAAGGGATGGAATAAAAGATTAGTGGCCATTTTCCTCATTACCATTAGCATCATTTTGATTGTACTACCATTTTATGCCCTTAGCAGCATGGTAATCAGCAAAATATCGGAACTGCGAAGCAACGAGATCTTTTTTAAAAACCTTTTGGTCAAATTACAGCACCTTATCCCTATTAAAATCAACCAGGAGCTCATCCAGGATGGTATGAACAGACTGGGGAACTGGGCAACGCAGCTTTTCCCCTCGCTAATATCAAGTGCAGTAAATATTGTACTAAGTTTACTGGTGATGTACTTTTTACTCTATTTTATGTTGATCGAGCGGAAAAAATTCGAATTTTCTTTAATCAAATATGCTCCGTTTAGAGAACAGAATGCACTTCGTTTTGGCGATGAAATGCGCAACACCACTTATGCCAATGTTTTGGGCCAGGGATTGATCTGTTTGGTACAGGGCTCGTTGGTGGGCCTTTCCTTTTATGTTTTAGGGTATAAAGACCCCATTTTTTGGGGCGTTATAACCACATTTATTTCCTTTGTTCCTGTTTTGGGCCCTCCTGTTATTTTTGTACCAGCTGCCATTTTGCAGATTGCAAATGGTAATAATTTTGCCGGATGGGCCATGCTTATTTTTGGTTTCGTGGTGATTATTAACATCGATAACGTGCTCCGGTTCATGATTGCGAAAAAAGTTGGAAATATTCACCCCATTATTACAGTAATTGGCGTAATTATTGGTATTCCTTTATTCGGAATATTGGGCCTTGTTTTTGGCCCGCTGCTATTATCTTATTTTATTTTGCTCATTAAAATTTACGAAACCAGTACGCTCGCATCAGAAAGATTGGAAAGAATTAAAACAAATAATGAGCATAACGAGTTATAA
- a CDS encoding YtxH domain-containing protein — translation MNDNSKVVVALLAGLAAGAALGILFAPDKGDETRDKLSQSLKDLGDSIKDKAADEINNLASLKDKVVSSIKTKLRSVEEEYSDDVEHA, via the coding sequence ATGAATGATAACTCAAAAGTTGTAGTTGCCCTTTTAGCTGGACTAGCTGCCGGTGCAGCCCTAGGAATTTTGTTCGCACCAGATAAAGGTGATGAAACACGCGATAAATTAAGCCAATCGTTAAAAGATCTGGGCGATTCTATCAAAGATAAAGCTGCTGATGAAATTAACAACCTGGCCAGCCTCAAAGATAAAGTGGTAAGCTCTATCAAAACCAAATTGAGAAGCGTAGAAGAAGAATACAGCGACGACGTAGAACACGCTTAA
- a CDS encoding phage holin family protein, with the protein MQENKDKSIEDLVDDAKGFLEARVEYTRLYIVEKASKIFADLVTSTAVIVCFILAFLFGSVTLALYLSSVLGSYAGGFGCVSLFYILLAIIVYLTKDKYIEKAIINVAIRKYFDKLADKEEDEKL; encoded by the coding sequence ATGCAGGAGAATAAAGATAAAAGTATTGAAGATCTTGTAGACGATGCTAAAGGCTTTTTAGAGGCCAGGGTAGAGTATACCAGACTTTATATTGTAGAAAAAGCATCCAAAATTTTTGCCGACCTGGTAACCAGTACCGCTGTTATTGTTTGCTTTATTTTGGCCTTTTTATTTGGGTCAGTAACATTGGCACTATACCTTTCGAGCGTTTTGGGCAGTTATGCAGGAGGCTTTGGTTGTGTTTCATTGTTCTATATTTTACTGGCCATAATCGTTTATTTAACCAAGGATAAATACATTGAAAAAGCAATTATTAATGTAGCGATTAGAAAATACTTTGATAAACTTGCAGATAAGGAGGAAGATGAGAAGCTATAA